In Lodderomyces elongisporus chromosome 1, complete sequence, a genomic segment contains:
- the PMU1_1 gene encoding putative phosphoglycerate mutase pmu1 produces the protein MSLLIPTQDDYKDAHGDPAQQEEYYKLWDKLRLERNSDGQLKYPWDFEVVHGFFKQSDPKTDDLNFNYATDHMGRLKSWPAIISELVELNKNAPDNVEYKLIFLARHGNGYHNEIVTKYGLDEWNRELHKLGEYNGIKYGPDPELTELGLAQAKENHDLWENELKEGAPIPSKFYVSPLQRSCRTLQITWDGLKPEAKHPQVLEKIRETIGKNLCDKRSPKSVIDERFGKYGFETEGGIVDEEDILFKTDKRETMIEQTLRIMGFLQDLFNEDCDKESGKVDKKEAEENIFISTTTHAGTIRAFILAINHRNYTIPTGGMLPAVVKGTKRQ, from the coding sequence atgtcACTTCTCATTCCTACTCAAGACGATTACAAAGATGCTCATGGCGATCCAGCTCAACAAGAAGAGTACTACAAATTGTGGGATAAACTTAGATTGGAAAGGAATTCCGATGGTCAATTGAAGTATCCGTGGGATTTTGAAGTTGTTCACGGCTTCTTTAAGCAAAGTGACCCAAAAACTGACGATTTAAACTTCAATTATGCTACTGACCATATGGGTCGTTTGAAATCGTGGCCAGCAATTATTTCTGAGTTGGTTGAGTTAAACAAGAATGCTCCAGATAACGTTGAGTACaagttgatttttttggcaagaCACGGAAACGGGTACCATAACGAGATTGTGACCAAATATGGTCTTGATGAATGGAATAGAGAATTACATAAATTGGGCGAGTATAACGGTATCAAATATGGACCAGATCCAGAATTGACCGAGTTGGGTTTGGCACAAGCCAAGGAAAATCATGATTTATGGGAAAATGAGTTGAAAGAAGGTGCTCCAATACCTAGTAAATTTTACGTTTCTCCATTACAAAGGTCTTGTAGAACATTACAGATCACCTGGGATGGGTTAAAACCAGAAGCGAAGCATCCACAAGTGCTCGAAAAGATTAGGGAGACAATTGGAAAGAATTTGTGCGACAAAAGATCTCCAAAGTCAGTTATAGACGAAAGATTTGGCAAATACGGATTTGAAACTGAGGGCGGTATAGTCGATGAAGAGGATATACTTTTCAAAACTGATAAGAGGGAGACGATGATAGAACAAACTTTAAGAATCATGGGTTTTTTACAAGATTTGTTTAACGAAGATTGTGATAAAGAACTGGGCAAAGTAGATAAAAAAGAGGCCGAGGagaatatatttatttcaaCTACTACCCATGCAGGAACCATTCGAGCATTTATCCTCGCCATTAACCATCGTAATTACACGATACCCACTGGTGGTATGCTTCCAGCAGTTGTGAAAGGAACAAAGAGACAATAA
- the CCR4 gene encoding Glucose-repressible alcohol dehydrogenase transcriptional effector (BUSCO:EOG09260WGT): protein MFRSKRNMNLGNKFQHSSQVQGQPQSNLQAQQILLQQLHQGQSNLQQSQNSSQQQQPQNTGGTGLGAGFQPNEIFNDGLNQNLFPNNFQRNQSSLQQQQPQPQAQNQQQQFFPQFSHNQSNQSNATAHSLIGGISQLQQQQQQQQQQQQQQQQPYQSNPLSRQLPHLQQPFFGQQQQQQQQQQPPQLQQQKQLSQLSHLSQQQQQQQQQQLQQQLQMQAGQLPTVNLKNNIPNGLANNLMVDTPNTIYWQHQEQLCQISRATKIPHSYARQYASNSRKLKNPYSDTKSISLVEATRAMIASAEEEEERQKRSSSANSDTPLASNSALLHNKKVSQELDEDSMEEQRMRLKTKGRQLWCQLDLSGQGLVQLSPNLFHYDFLESLYLNNNKLTSVPPAISKLRSLRVLDLSNNKISELPSELGLCFNIRFLYLFDNNIKTLPNSFGNLIELLFLGIEGNPIDMKIANIIAEKGTKELIATLRDQQTTLKTPKPRPWLKVEDDGEIVDSHEVYNQQDNDSSSNSFTMLSYNTLCQHYATPKMYKFTPSWALNWEYRRNALEKEILQYGTDIICMQEVETRTFTEFWLPLLSQKGYKGLFLNKTRSKTMNENDSKKVDGCATFYKVDKFTLVHKQNFEYNSVCMGSEKYKKTKDIFNRFMNKDNVALISYLQHKETGEKICFVNTHLHWDPAFNDVKTLQIGILLEELQGIIKRYQHTSSMEEVKNSSLVICGDFNSVKESAVYQLFSTGSSQSHEDMADRDYGKFTESGFHHPFKLKSAYEPVGELPFTNLTPAFTDNIDYIWYSTSTLGVKGLLGKVDEEYASNCIGFPDANFPSDHVPILAKFQIKKSAQGR, encoded by the exons atgttt AGATCAAAGAGAAACATGAATTTAGGGAACAAGTTTCAGCACTCATCACAAGTCCAGGGCCAACCACAGTCTAATTTGCAAGCTCAACAAATATTGTTGCAACAACTTCACCAGGGCCAGTCCAATttacaacaactgcaaaaCTCTtctcagcaacagcagccaCAAAACACGGGAGGAACTGGATTGGGAGCAGGCTTTCAACCGAACGAGATCTTCAATGATGGTTTAAACCAAAACTTGTTTCCAAACAACTTTCAAAGAAATCAATCGTCtttgcaacagcaacagccaCAGCCACAAGCACAAaaccaacagcaacagttTTTTCCGCAATTTCTGCATAACCAAAGCAACCAACTGAATGCAACGGCACATTCATTGATTGGCGGGATCCTGCAGttacagcaacaacaacaacaacaacaacaacaacagcagcagcagcagcagccaTACCAGTCAAATCCTTTGTCGCGCCAACTCCcacatcttcaacaaccaTTCTTTGgccagcagcaacaacaacagcagcagcagcagccaccacaattacaacaacaaaagcaacTCTCTCAGCTCTCACATCTTtcgcagcaacagcaacaacaacagcagcaacagcttCAACAGCAATTGCAGATGCAAGCTGGTCAATTGCCAACAGTgaacttgaaaaataaCATCCCTAATGGTCTCGCCAATAATTTGATGGTGGATACACCAAATACGATCTATTGGCAACATCAAGAACAGCTATGCCAGATATCACGAGCTACAAAAATACCGCATTCATACGCTAGGCAATATGCCTCAAACTCACGCAAATTGAAGAATCCATATAGCGATACCAAGTCTATAAGTTTGGTCGAGGCCACCAGAGCAATGATTGCAAGTGcggaagaggaggaggaacgacaaaaaagaagtagcCTGGCCAATAGCGATACACCACTTGCATCAAACTCTGCACTACTACATAACAAGAAGGTATCGCAGGAATTAGACGAAGACTCAATGGAGGAACAGCGTATGAGATTAAAGACTAAAGGTAGGCAATTGTGGTGTCAATTGGATCTAAGTGGTCAAGGCTTAGTTCAGCTCTCACCCAATTTGTTTCACTATGATTTTCTTGAATCCTTATACTTGAACAATAACAAGTTGACATCGGTGCCACCAGCTATTAGTAAATTGAGAAGTTTAAGAGTTCTTGACTTGTCAAATAACAAAATCAGCGAACTTCCTTCCGAGCTTGGGCTTTGTTTTAATATAAGATTTCTCTACTTGTTTGACAATAATATAAAAACCTTACCCAACTCGTTTGGTAATTTGATTGAACTTTTGTTCTTGGGGATTGAAGGAAATCCAATAGACATGAAAATTGCGAACATAATTGCCGAAAAGGGAACAAAGGAACTCATTGCTACTTTGAGAGACCAGCAAACTACGCTAAAGACACCAAAGCCAAGACCGTGGTTGAAGGTGGAGGATGATGGAGAAATTGTGGATTCACACGAGGTGTATAACCAACAGGATAATGACTCTTCTTCCAATCTGTTCACCATGCTTTCGTACAATACATTATGTCAGCATTATGCCACACCTAAGATGTACAAGTTCACCCCATCTTGGGCTTTGAATTGGGAGTATCGTAGAAATGCATTGGAGAAGGAGATTTTGCAGTATGGCACAGATATTATATGTATGCAAGAAGTTGAAACTAGAACATTTACAGAATTTTGGCTCCCGCTTTTGTCACAAAAAGGTTACAAAGGTTTGTTTCTTAACAAGACCAGGTCTAAAACCATGAATGAAAACGACTCAAAGAAAGTTGACGGTTGTGCAACTTTTTACAAGGTGGACAAATTTACATTGGTGCATAAACAAAACTTTGAATACAATAGTGTTTGCATGGGTTCCGAGAAGtacaaaaagacaaaggaTATTTTTAATCGATTTATGAATAAAGATAATGTGGCACTAATCTCGTATTTACAACACAAGGAGACTGGTGAAAAAATATGTTTTGTCAATACACATTTACATTGGGATCCAGCATTCAATGATGTCAAGACTTTACAGATTGGTATACTTTTGGAAGAGTTGCAGGGTATAATCAAGAGATACCAGCATACCTCGTCAATGGAGGAAGTGAAGAACTCATCCCTCGTCATTTGCGGTGATTTTAACTCGGTTAAGGAATCTGCCGTATATCAATTATTCTCCACGGGCTCCTCACAAAGTCACGAGGACATGGCTGATAGAGATTATGGCAAATTCACCGAGTCGGGTTTCCACCATCCGTTCAAGTTAAAGTCGGCATATGAGCCAGTTGGTGAATTACCATTTACGAATCTTACACCAGCGTTTACTGATAATATTGATTATATATGGTATTCAACGTCAACATTAGGTGTCAAAGGTCTCCTTGGTAAAGTTGATGAAGAGTATGCGTCGAACTGTATTGGGTTTCCAGATGCAAACTTCCCATCAGATCATGTTCCTATTTTAGCCAAGTTCCAGATTAAAAAATCTGCACAGGGTCGTTGA
- the PLB3_1 gene encoding Lysophospholipase 3, with translation MKLIHVLSIAATVMYPTTAFWPFDSGDSSSSSSATETTGDNSPTATSSGDGEAWYQTLLSGFGIGGGDESGSSASGSATETGAAATDDSNPYAPYNATCPSGPLLREATKISDNEENYIEKRHEITNENLISFLKRADISGFDPESFVNDNADEHNITIGLAFSGGGYRAMLCGAGQLLATDGRFPDSNDHGVGGLLQAATYLTGLSGGNWLVGSLVMNNWLSVGDIVNGTSDIWQLEDSILNPSGIRIDKTIAYYYGLRQAVLAKSGAGFDTSITDIWGRALSHQFFEDESGGENVTWSSVRNMSHFEDHTMPYFLVVANGRQPNTLIINENSTVVEISAYELGSWDNSLKAFTDVEYLGSSVDGGNPNNSNVCVKNFDNSGYIMGTSSSLFNQIVLQLGNYDINSVIKSILTDLLMDLSYEQADIAAYSPNPFFGSPYGNSSDIANNDTLFLVDGGEDLQNVPFYPLIQNTRDVDVIFAFDNSADTDDAWPNGTSIMETYKRQFSVQGKGTPFPFVPDVEGFLDENLHSKPVFFGCNASELDSLIAWHGNKDINSTDVPLVVYISNFNQSYFSNFSTFKLSYKDEEKWGTIQNGFEVMSRNNLTDDSEWLTCVGCAIIRRQQERFGQEQSDDCKKCFDEYCWTGGPSKAAAVSSVGQLSEITGINTDTSSTATSTATSGSGSGSGSGSGSGPSSSSSSSSTSSKHNEGLPLNAPSSYILVIANLIFGAVIAYL, from the coding sequence ATGAAGTTAATCCACGTGCTAAGCATAGCGGCGACTGTAATGTACCCTACAACAGCATTTTGGCCCTTTGATTCGGGGgattcatcttcttcatcgtcaGCCACAGAAACAACGGGGGATAACTCGCCAACTGCAACCTCATCTGGCGATGGTGAAGCATGGTATCAAACATTGTTAAGCGGGTTCGGCATAGGAGGTGGCGATGAAAGTGGAAGTAGTGCTAGCGGCTCAGCTACGGAAACAGGCGCAGCAGCTACCGATGACTCAAACCCATACGCTCCTTACAATGCGACGTGCCCTTCTGGTCCTTTACTTAGAGAGGCTACAAAGATCTCAGATAACGAGGAAAATTACATTGAGAAAAGACATGAAATTACGAATGAAAATTTAATAAGCTTCCTCAAACGTGCCGACATTTCGGGCTTTGATCCGGAGTCATTTGTCAATGATAATGCCGATGAGCACAATATCACAATAGGCTTAGCGTTTAGTGGAGGTGGATATAGAGCAATGCTTTGTGGGGCAGGACAGTTACTCGCCACGGATGGTCGATTTCCAGATTCCAACGACCACGGGGTCGGTGGGCTTCTACAGGCAGCTACGTACTTGACGGGTTTATCTGGTGGTAACTGGTTAGTAGGGAGTTTAGTGATGAATAATTGGCTTTCTGTGGGTGATATCGTTAATGGTACTTCAGACATTTGGCAACTTGAAGACTCGATTTTGAATCCTAGCGGTATTCGAATTGACAAAACCATAGCTTACTATTATGGCTTGCGACAAGCAGTGTTAGCAAAACTGGGTGCGGGATTTGATACATCAATCACCGATATTTGGGGTAGAGCACTTTCGcatcaattttttgaagatgaaagtGGCGGTGAAAATGTTACATGGTCCAGCGTGCGTAATATGTCACACTTTGAGGATCATACAATGCCGtattttttggttgttgcaAATGGGAGACAACCCAATACCTTGAttataaatgaaaatagtACGGTGGTGGAAATTTCTGCGTACGAATTGGGATCATGGGACAATTCATTAAAAGCGTTCACAGATGTGGAGTATTTGGGATCCAGTGTTGATGGCGGCAACCCAAACAATTCCAATGTTTGCGTGAAAAACTTTGACAATTCAGGCTATATTATGGgcacatcatcatcattgttcAACCAAATTGTTCTTCAGTTGGGTAATTATGATATAAACAGTGTTATCAAATCCATTTTGACCGATTTGTTGATGGACTTAAGTTACGAGCAAGCTGATATAGCTGCATATTCGCCAAATCCATTTTTTGGGTCACCATACGGGAACTCATCCGATATAGCTAACAATGATACCTTGTTTTTGGTGGATGGTGGAGAAGATCTTCAAAATGTTCCGTTTTATCCATTGATCCAAAATACTAGAGATGTTGACGTAATTTTTGCCTTTGACAATTCCGCAGATACTGATGATGCTTGGCCCAATGGAACATCCATTATGGAAACATACAAAAGACAGTTTTCTGTTCAAGGGAAGGGTACGCCTTTCCCATTTGTTCCTGATGTTGAAGGTTTTCTTGATGAAAATCTTCATTCGAAACCAGTATTTTTTGGCTGCAATGCTTCGGAGTTGGATAGTTTGATTGCATGGCACGGAAATAAAGACATCAATTCAACTGATGTGCCACTAGTTGTTTACATTTCAAACTTTAACCAGTCGTATTTTTCGAACTTTTCAACATTTAAGCTTTCCtataaagatgaagagaaaTGGGGCACTATACAAAATGGCTTTGAAGTGATGTCGAGGAATAATTTGACAGATGACTCAGAGTGGCTCACTTGTGTAGGATGTGCTATTATCAGAAGACAGCAAGAACGATTTGGCCAGGAGCAAAGTGATGATTGTAAAAAATGCTTTGACGAGTATTGCTGGACTGGAGGCCCATCAAAAGCGGCTGCTGTTTCAAGTGTAGGCCAATTGAGCGAAATTACAGGAATAAATACTGATACGTCATCTACAGCCACGAGTACCGCAACCTCAGGTTCAGGTTCAGGTTCAGGCTCAGGCTCAGGTTCAGGACCAAGCTCTTCATCGAGCTCTAGTTCTACTTCTAGCAAACACAATGAAGGATTGCCGCTCAATGCCCCATCATCTTATATTTTGGTGATAGctaatttgatttttggAGCCGTTATTGCATATTTATag
- the CLA4 gene encoding Protein kinase — translation MTSVYTSDFKNHRRAPPPPTQSRQHLTGAQRNVSNNSISAPTNFVSSSSTPSTSLPPPSSSSSSTSSTTVAPTAITSNSSSLPFGVTPRPIEVNISSNKRQSGWVHVKDDGIFTSFRWNKRFMNINDRTLNFYKAEPSPIDKPIPDLSFPLNLISSIQLKPQTGHNKTAQSFEIVPKSNGKPILISIKHSNDYSDWLDAFAAKCPSVPIGQSSSIISNGISSQSSLGFNFKNSGNGNGNGNGNGNGNDYGIGSGGFNGNNKIRSNNSLASSSTTSSTLNGGSANVSGPINFTHKVHVGFDPASGNFTGLPETWKSLLQHSKITNEDWKKDPVAVIEVLEFYSDINGGSNNGTPMGSPMINNSDRVLGAPDYNSNLQEWTKPPSKSNASQFKPSRVAPKPPSRQQQQQQQLTSASSSSSLNNKSTFAQEKNFSPLSNILSKAEESPSHQKEDNLIPVRRAPPPPPQASSLSSSSASASASASSSSSSSSNVQGSSLKQQFSSTSSQQQQQQQQQSSFAAPKQTPPTLPSSSAPSNSSFNKLANQNIHPDVKLNKINLYGTTGKTSPTKTSLLPQKQLNNNNSDYNYNETKSSAYNDSLLKGPAGAAHSVTKPLNPLGDSPIQPLHLKPKTQQQQQQQQEQSAIEKPKKAGTPVTQPATGPAPIKTAKQLKKERERLNDLQIIAKLKTVVNSADPKPLFKIIEKAGQGASGNVYLAEMISERKKIAIKQMDLNVQPRKELIINEILVMKDSQHKNIVNFLDSYLRKETELWVIMEYMEGGSLTEIIENNDFKLSEKQIATICFETLKGLQHLHKKHIIHRDIKSDNVLLDAHGNVKITDFGFCAKLTDQRNKRATMVGTPYWMAPEVVKQKEYDEKVDVWSLGIMTIEMIEGEPPYLNEEPLKALYLIATNGTPKLKKPELLSNSIKKFLSICLCVDVRYRATTDELLEHSFILHKSGKIEELAPLLEWKKTQQLQQQQQREQSEHQQQYDN, via the coding sequence ATGACTAGTGTCTACACGTCCGATTTCAAAAATCATAGACgagcaccaccaccaccaacacaaTCACGCCAACACCTCACAGGTGCTCAACGAAATGTACTGAATAACAGTATACTGGCACCAACCAACTTTGTGTCGTCATCGTCAAcaccatcaacatcattaccaccaccatcatcatcatcatcatcaacatcatcaacaacagtagCACCAACTGCAATAACTTCAAACTCTTCCTCTTTGCCATTTGGTGTAACCCCACGACCAATAGAAGTCAACATCAGCTCAAACAAACGTCAATCTGGCTGGGTCCACGTCAAAGACGATGGTATATTCACATCCTTTAGATGGAACAAACGATTTATGAATATCAACGATCGAACGTTAAATTTTTACAAAGCAGAACCAAGTCCAATAGATAAACCCATACCCGACTTGTCGTTTCCCTTGAACTTGATCAGCTCAATACAGTTGAAACCGCAAACTGGCCACAACAAAACAGCACAATCTTTTGAAATAGTACCGAAAAGCAATGGCAAACCCATCCTAATTTCAATAAAACATAGCAACGACTACTCTGATTGGTTGGATGCATTTGCAGCCAAGTGTCCCTCAGTGCCAATCGGCCAGTCATCGTCAATTATCTCCAATGGAATTTCATCACAGTCATCATTGGGTTTCAACTTTAAAAATAGTGGCAACGGCAACGGCAAtggcaatggcaatggcaatggAAATGACTATGGAATTGGAAGTGGTGGTTTCAATGGCAATAACAAAATACGTTCTAATAATTCTTTAGCATCATCTTCCACTACTTCCTCAACATTGAATGGAGGAAGCGCAAATGTATCTGGCCCCATCAATTTCACTCATAAAGTCCACGTTGGATTTGATCCAGCTAGTGGAAATTTCACTGGCTTACCAGAGACTTGGAAAAGTCTCTTGCAACACTCTAAAATCACAAACGAAGATTGGAAAAAAGATCCTGTGGCAGTGATTGAAGTTTTGGAGTTTTATTCAGATATCAACGGAGGATCCAACAATGGGACACCCATGGGATCACCCATGATCAACAATAGCGACAGGGTATTGGGAGCTCCAGACTACAACTCCAATTTACAAGAATGGACAAAACCACCATCTAAAAGCAATGCATCACAATTCAAGCCAAGTAGAGTTGCACCAAAACCACCTTCTagacaacaacagcaacagcagcagttgACTAGCGCATCCTCATCGTCATCTTTAAACAACAAATCTACTTTTGCACAAGAGAAAAACTTTTCGCCATTGAGCAATATCCTCAGCAAGGCAGAGGAGTCGCCATCgcatcaaaaagaagataatCTAATACCAGTAAGACGAGCACCACCGCCTCCGCCTCAAGCATCATCGttatcttcctcttccgcttccgcttctgcttctgcctcttcttcttcttcttcttcttcaaatgtGCAAGGAAGTCTGTTGAAGCAACAATTTAGTTCAACATCactgcagcagcaacagcagcagcagcagcaatcttcttttgctgCCCCAAAACAAACCCCTCCAACGCTACCTTCATCATCAGCTCCTTCTAACTCCTCATTTAACAAATTGGCTAATCAAAACATTCACCCTGATGTCAAGCTCAACAAGATCAATCTATATGGTACAACTGGCAAAACCTCGCCTACCAAGACATCCTTATTACCTCAAAAGCAattgaacaacaacaatagtgACTACAATTACAATGAGACTAAATCCTCTGCTTACAATGACTCTCTTTTGAAAGGTCCAGCGGGAGCAGCGCACCTGGTGACTAAACCACTCAATCCTTTAGGAGATTCACCAATTCAGCCATTGCATTTGAAACCCAAAacacaacagcagcagcagcagcaacaagaacaaagtGCTATTGAAAAGCCCAAAAAGGCTGGTACACCAGTGACTCAACCAGCTACCGGCCCTGCTCCGATCAAAACAGCTAAGCaattaaagaaagagagggagaggCTCAATGACTTGCAAATCATTgccaaattgaaaactgTTGTGAATAGCGCAGATCCTAAGCCATTATTCAAGATAATCGAGAAAGCTGGCCAAGGTGCAAGTGGTAATGTATATTTGGCCGAGATGATCTCCGagcgaaaaaaaattgcgATAAAGCAAATGGATTTGAATGTGCAGCCAAGAAAAGAGCTTATAATCAATGAGATCTTGGTGATGAAAGATAGTCAACACAAAAACATTGTCAACTTCCTAGACTCGTATTTACGCAAGGAAACGGAGCTCTGGGTGATTATGGAATATATGGAAGGTGGGTCATTAACGGAAATCATTGAGAATAATGATTTCAAATTGAGTGAGAAGCAAATTGCtacaatttgttttgagACATTAAAAGGGCTTCAGCATTTGCACAAGAAACATATCATTCATCGTGATATCAAGTCGGATAATGTCTTGTTGGATGCACATGGTAATGTTAAGATTActgattttggtttttgtgCTAAATTGACGGATCAGAGAAATAAGAGGGCTACTATGGTGGGGACACCATACTGGATGGCTCCTGAAGTTGTTAAACAGAAGGAGTATGACGAGAAAGTCGATGTGTGGTCGCTTGGTATTATGACAATTGAGATGATTGAAGGTGAACCGCCTTATTTGAATGAAGAGCCATTGAAAGCTTTGTATCTAATCGCGACAAATGGAACAccgaaattgaagaaaccAGAGCTTTTGAGCAATTCAATCAAGAAATTCTTATCGATATGTCTTTGCGTTGACGTGAGATATAGAGCCACTACAGATGAACTCTTAGAGCATTCGTTCATTTTACACAAGTCGGGTAAGATTGAGGAATTGGCACCATTATTGGAGTGGAAAAAGACTCAGCAAttgcaacagcagcagcaaagGGAGCAATCAGAACACCAACAGCAGTATGATAACTGA